The stretch of DNA GCCAGACTGTGGCGCCCTCGGGTGCTGTCGCGGTCGATCCGCGCCACGCCGATTTCCGGGAACAGCCGCTGCAAAGCCTGGTCGACCCTTTCGGTACCGATTCCCAACGGTCGCAAGTCTTCCTGTCCGCAGGACGGACAGCGCGGCGGCAGGCCATGCTCGGCGGCGCAGTGATGGCAACGCAGCCGGGCCTCGCGGGCATGCAGCACCAGGTTGGCATCGCAACGCCGGCATTGCGCGACCCATCCGCAGCCGTGGCAGATCAGCGCCGGCGCGAATCCCCGGCGGTTGAGGAACAGCAGCACCTGCCCGCCCTCGGCCAGGGTTTCGCGGATCGCCGCGATCAAGGCCTCGGACAGTCCTTCTTGCAAGCGGCGCGAGCGGATGTCGAGCAAACGGTAGCGCGGCTCCACGGCGACGCCGGCCCGCGCCGGCAGGCTCAACCGGACATAGCGCCCACGCTGGACATTGCGGATCGACTCCAGCGAAGGGGTAGCGGAGCCCGCGACCAGCGGGATATCCGCCATGCGTGCACGCATCACCGCTACATCGCGCGCCGAGAAGCGGAATCCTTCCTGCTGCTTGAAAGAGCGGTCGTGCTCCTCGTCCAGGATGATGATTCCCGGCCGGCGCATGGGCACGAACACGGCGGAACGGGTGCCGAGCAGCACCCGGATGTCGCCCTGCTGAAAACCCAGCCAGGCGGCGGTGCGCTCCGTCTCGTTCAATCCGGAATGGAACACGGCCAGCGGCGCCTCGATCCGCTCGCGCAGCCTCTGCTCGAGCTGCGGGGTGAGGCTGATCTCGGGCACCAGGACCAGCGCCTGCTCGCCGCGAGCGACGACCCGCCGGATCACTTCGAGATAGACCTCGGTCTTACCGCTGCCGGTCACCCCTTCGAGCAAAAAGGCGCCATAACGGCCCAGGTGTGCCGAAACCGCATCGACCGCCGCGCGCTGGGCCACATTGAGCGGCAACGGCGGCCGAATGGCGGCGGGAATCCTGCCGTCCGGCAAATCCACCCATTCGGCCCAACCGCGCTCGACCAGACGCCGGGCGGCATCCTGGGCCGCGCGGGCCGAGCTTCCTGTCTCCGCCAATCGCGATGCCGGGAACGGATACTCCGCGCCGCGCAAGGTTTCGAGCAGCATCCGCTGAGCGGGAGCGCGCTTCAGCACCGGCGGATCGAGGGCGGCGCCGGCCGGCGTGAGGGTCAATCCCTGAGGGCGGGTGACTTCCGCCGAACGCCCTTCCCGCAGATGCACGGGGAACGCGAGCTGGAAAACCTCCCCCAGCGGATGGTGGTAATAGCGCGCCGCCCATTGCAACAGCTTCACATCGGTCTCGGACAGCAGCGGCTTGTCGTCCAGGACCGCCTCGGCCGGGCGCAGCCGCGCGACGTCGCATTCGGGGGTTTCCGCGACGGCTATGAGATAGCCCACGCGGGTACGGTTACCGAAAGGGACGCGCAGGCGGAGACCGGGGAGCAAGTCCGAGAGGCCGACACCCGAGGGAGGAAGGTAGTCGAAACATCGGTATGCCGGAATGGGAACGGCAACCCTGACAACTTTTTCCGTGCGGCTGATCGTCATAATCCGCCGTTACGCTTGAACCCGCGCGTAGTTCGGCGACGAAACGAACTTATCCACAAATCCTGTGGAAAAGTCTGTGCGTCGACGCCAGGATAAGCCCGCGAGCCCGCATTTTTTCTGGGCTACGGTCAAACTGTCGAAGTCTTGACCAGCCAGACATAGCCGGCGTAAAAACAACGAGTTAGACCAGGCGGCCGGGAACTGGCCGAATCGTTTGGCAGGGCCGTTTCAACTTCGCCGGGCATTTCTGTACACTGTGCATAAGTCATTGCAGAAACACGCCGTTTGGGACCCGATTTGTCAAGATTCATGAACAATTTTTGAAAGTACCTCAGCCGCAGGAGAAGCCATGCATCATCGCCACCTTCAGGTATTGCGCACGGATGCCTCGGGAATGCCGCTCGAATGGATAGGCTATCAGGAAGCCGCCAAGCTTTATTATCTGGAACAGGTCGCCTACGGTTGCGGTAGCATTCTGTTCCGGCTACGGGGAGGCATCAACGCCAGGACGGGGCAGCGCAGCCGGATCGAGGTGAATTCGATCGTAGCCACCTTCGGCCATGCCAACAGCGGCTACAAGATCGATCTGAGCTATGTGCCGCCGCTCAACAACGCCGCCCTGTTCCGCCGCGATGGCCACATCTGCCTCTATTGCGGCAACAACTTCCGCCACAACGAATTGTCGCGAGACCATATCCAGCCCACCAGCCGCGGCGGCTCGGACACCTGGAACAA from Methylococcus geothermalis encodes:
- a CDS encoding HNH endonuclease is translated as MHHRHLQVLRTDASGMPLEWIGYQEAAKLYYLEQVAYGCGSILFRLRGGINARTGQRSRIEVNSIVATFGHANSGYKIDLSYVPPLNNAALFRRDGHICLYCGNNFRHNELSRDHIQPTSRGGSDTWNNVVTACKRCNNHKAGRTPEEAKMQLLAIPFMPTHAEYIYLQGRRVLADQMEFLKAHFPRKSPLHERAS
- a CDS encoding primosomal protein N', producing MTISRTEKVVRVAVPIPAYRCFDYLPPSGVGLSDLLPGLRLRVPFGNRTRVGYLIAVAETPECDVARLRPAEAVLDDKPLLSETDVKLLQWAARYYHHPLGEVFQLAFPVHLREGRSAEVTRPQGLTLTPAGAALDPPVLKRAPAQRMLLETLRGAEYPFPASRLAETGSSARAAQDAARRLVERGWAEWVDLPDGRIPAAIRPPLPLNVAQRAAVDAVSAHLGRYGAFLLEGVTGSGKTEVYLEVIRRVVARGEQALVLVPEISLTPQLEQRLRERIEAPLAVFHSGLNETERTAAWLGFQQGDIRVLLGTRSAVFVPMRRPGIIILDEEHDRSFKQQEGFRFSARDVAVMRARMADIPLVAGSATPSLESIRNVQRGRYVRLSLPARAGVAVEPRYRLLDIRSRRLQEGLSEALIAAIRETLAEGGQVLLFLNRRGFAPALICHGCGWVAQCRRCDANLVLHAREARLRCHHCAAEHGLPPRCPSCGQEDLRPLGIGTERVDQALQRLFPEIGVARIDRDSTRGRHSLARILERVHQGEVRILLGTQMLAKGHHFPGVTLVGILDVDAGFYSTDFRAAEHTAQLIVQVAGRAGRGEKPGTVLLQTRHPDHPLLQRLLRDGYPGFAAAELAEREAACLPPFGYQALWRAESKDLGRAMDFLARLREEAEGKNGAVHWLGPAPAPMPRQAGRYRAQLWLKSARREALHASLTDALARLQETPERRVRWSLDVDPVDFY